ctcatctgggactccgaactaccttcggtacatcaaatcacataaactcataatacaatcgtcaccgaaactttaagcgtgcggaccctacgggttcgagaactatgtagacatgaccgagacatgtctccggtcaataaccaatagcggaacctggatgctcatattggctcccacatattctacgaagatctttatcggtcagaccgcataacaacatacgttgttccctttgtcatcggtatgttacttgcccgagattcgatcgtcggtatctcaatacctagttcaatctcgttaccggcaagtctctttactcgttccgtaatacatcatcccacaactaactcattagttgcaatgcttgcaaggcttaagtgatgtgcattaccgagagggcccagagatacctctccgacaatcggagtgacaaatcctaatctcgaaatacgccaacccaacaagtaccttcggagacacctgtagagcacctttataatcacccagttacgttgtgacgtttggtagcacacaaagtgttcctctggtaaacgggagttgcataatctcatagtcataggaacatgtataagtcatgaagaaagcaatagcaacaaactaaacgatcaagtgctatgctaacggaatgggtcaagtcaatcacatcattctcctaatgatgtgatcttgttaatcaaatgacaactcatgtctatggttaggaaacataaccatctttgatcaatgagctagtcaagtagaggtatactagtgacactctgtttgtctatgtattcacacatgtattatgtttccggttaataaaattctagcatgaataataaacatttatcatgatataaggaaataaataataactttattattacctctaggtcatatttccttcagttagatggcttcttctctctttttggatctcaatacaatgttctccccctctcttgtggagatctattcgatgtaatcttctttttgcggtgtgtttgttgagaccgatgaattgtgggtttatgatcaagtctatctatgaataatatttgaatcttctctgaattcttttatgtatgattggttatctttgcaagtcccttcgaattatcagtttggtttggcctattagattgatctttcttgcaatgggagaagtgcttagatttgggttcaatcttgcggtatcctttcccggtgacagtaagggcagcaaggcacgtattgtattgttgccatcgaggataacaagatggggttttcttcatattgcatgagtctatccctctacatcatgtcatctttcttaaggcgttactctgtttttaacttaatactctagatgcacgctagatagcggtcgatgagtggagtaatagtagtagatgcaggcaggagtcggtctacttgtctcggacgtgatgcctatatacacgatcatacctagatattctcataactatgctcaattctgtcaattgctcaacagtaatttgttcacccaccgtagaatacttatgctctcgagagaagccactagtgaaacatatggcccccgggtctatctttatcatattaatctcctactacttagttatttactttgccatttactttgcctttattttactttgcatctttatcataaaaataccaaaaatattatcttatcatatctatcagatctcactctcgtaagtggccctatagggattgagaacccctatttgcgttggttgcgaggatttatttgttttgtgcaggtacgagggactcgcgcgtagcctcctactggattgataccttggttctcaaaaactgagggaaatacttacgctactttgctgaattttaataattgttttcgtgaaccgaaagtttctggaaattacagcaagatcaaataattatcatccaagaagatcctataggtttaacttggcacaaacactaattaaaagataaaaccacatctaaacagaaggtagatggattatttattcctaaatagaaaaaagcaaaaaaactaaaatgaaattgggttgcctcccaacaagcgctatcgtttaacgcccctagctaggcataaaagcaaggatagatctaggtattgccgtctttggtaggcaacccataagtggctctaatgatagattcatatggtaattttattttctttctagggaagtgttccatgcccttttttaacagaaattggaatctaatattcccttccttcatatcaataattgcaccaatcgttctaaggaaaggtctaccaagaataatagggcaagaaggattgcaatcaatatcaagaacgataaaatctacgggcacataattcctatttgcaacaataagaacatcattaattcttcccatgggtttcttaatagtggaatccgcaaggtgcaagtttagagagcaatcatcaaaatcgcggaaatctagtaaatcacacaaagttttgggaatagtggaaacactagcacccaaatcacataacgcataaaattcatgatccttaatcttaatttcaatagttggttcccactcatcataaaattttctagggatagaaacttccaactcaagtttttcttcataagattgtatcaaggcatcaacgatatgtttggtaaacgctttattttgactataagcatgaggagaatttagcacggattacaacaaggaaatacaattaattaaatagaaactttcataattaaatcccttgaaatccaatatagtgggtttagcaacatctagggttttattcttttcaatcccacttttatcaatttcatcatcaagatctaaatactctgaatttttggaacgccttctaggtaaaggtggatcatattcagtttcatcaagattcatattgcaaaacaaagatttaatggggacacatcaataacttttagatcttcatcttgattttcataggaattggaagaacacgctttaataaaggcatcttttgtagcacgcatcctagcggttctttccttgtgctcatcaatggaaattctcatggctttgagagactcattgatatcatgcttaggaggaatagatctaatctttaaagaatcaacatcaagagaaattctatcaacgttcctagccaattcatcaactttaagcaatttctcttcaagcaaagcattaaaattcttttgtgaattcataaactctttaacactagtctcaaattcagagggcatcttattaaaatttccataagagttgttgtaggaatttccataattattagaaggattactaggataaggcctaggattaaaattccctctatacgcgttgttaccaaaattattcctaccaacaaaattcacatccatagattcattattattctcaatcaaagtagacaaaggcatatcattaggatcagaagaaacactcttagtagcaaataatttcataagttcatccatctttccactcaaaacattaatttcttttatcgcatgcacttttttattagtagatctttcagtgtgccattgagaataactaaccataatattatctaggagtttagtagcatctcttaaagagatttccataaaagtgcctcccgcggccgaatctaaaagatttctagaagcaaaattcaatcgggcataaaatttttgtatgatcatccataaatttaaaccatgagtaggacaattatgtatcattaatttcattctctcccaagcttgtgcaacatgttcatgatcaagttgcttaaaattcataatatcattcctaagagagatgatcttagcgggaggaaaatacttagagataaaagcatctttgcacttgttccaagaatcaatactatttttaggtaaagacgaaaaccaagctttagcacgatctctaagtgaaaaaggaaataacttcaatttaacaatatcattatcgacatctttcttcttttgcatatcacataaatcaacaaagctattcagatgagtagtggcatcttcactaggaaggctggcgcattgatctttcataacaagattcaacaaagcggtattgatttcacaagattcagtattggtaagaggagcaatcggagtgctaaggaaatcattattgttggtattggtaaagtcacacaatttggtattatcttgagccatcgtgacagacaagcaatccaacacacgagcaaataaaaagcaagcgagaaaaaggcaaacgaaaaagagagggcgaataaaacggcaagggtgaagtgggggagaggaaaacgagaggcaaatggcaaataatataatgcgagagataaggaattgtgatgggtacttggtatgttgactttttcgtagactccccggcaacggcgccagaaattcttcttgctacctcttgagcactgcgttggatttccttgaagaggaaagggtgatgcagcagagtagagtaagtatttccctcagtttttgagaaccaaggtatcaatccagtaggaggctatgcgcgagtccctcgtacctacacaaaacaaatagctcaacgcaaccaacgcgattaggggttgtcaagcccttcacggtcacttacgagagtgagatctgatagagatgatagataatatttttggtatttttgatataaagatgcaaagtaaaataaaagggaaagtaaaaaagcaaagcaataataaagtgattggagattgatatgatgagaatagacccgggggccatagatttcactagtggcttctctcaagagcataagtatttctacggtgggtgaacaaattactgttgagcaattgacacaattgagcatagttatgagaatatctaggtatgatcatgtatataggcatcacgtccgagacaagtagaccgactcctgcctgcatctactactattactccactcatcgaccgctatccagcatgcatctagagtattaagttcaagaaaacagagtaacgccttaagcaagatgacatgatgtagaggaataaattcatgcaatatgataaataccccatcttgttatcctcgatggcaacaatacaatacgtgccttgctgcccctactgtcactgggaaaggacaccgcaagattgaacccaaagctaagcacttctcccattgcaagaaaaaccaatctactaggccaaaccaaactgataattcgaagagacttgcaaagataaccaatcatacataaaagaattcagagaagattcaaatattgctcatagataatcttgatcataaacccacaattcatcggtatcaacaaacacaccgcaaaaagaagattacatcgaatagatctccacgagagagggggagaatattgtattgagatccaaaaagagagaagaagacatctagctactaactatggacccgaaggtctgaggtaaactactcacacttcatctgaggggctatggtgatgatgtagaagccctccgtggtggattccccttccggcggagctccggaacaggccccaagatgggatctcgtgggtacagaaggttgcggcggtggaattaggtttttggcttcgtatctgatcgtttgtgggtgcgtaggtatttataggaggaaggagcacgtcggtggagcttcgaggggcccacgaggcaggggggcgcgccctacaccctcgtgacCGCATCTcttctttcttgacggagggtccaagtctcctagatcatatttgttgagaaaatcacgttccggaaggtttcattccatttggactccgtttgattccATTTCTTCgacacactgaaataggcaaaaaaaacagcaattctgggctaggcctccggttaataggttagtcccaaaagtaatataaaagtgaaaaataaagctcaatatggtccaaaacagtagataatatagcatggagcaatcaaaaattatagatacgttggagacgtatcagctgcatcaacaaacggcacaaagggctaccgccttgcttgagcaacctcgtcgagtttccactccagccacgacttccgcgatgcatcgaccgttacgactgtgggggtgCCCGTCGGCTTGCCTTTGGATTCTTcttcagtctcaccgtctgcgtcgctaccgttgtgactgcggggggtgttgagtaacgtgattgtattggatacataggatagactaggaaagtattctggcttgtcttgtactccaagtagatcatgtactcctatatatatgcccacgaggctcaaacaatacaacgaactattccaccaaatccctttCTCCCTTCTAACATTTCCAACATTAGGTTAGTTTTTTTTTTTAGGGTAACATTAGGTTAGTTGCCAGTCTTTTTTGGATGGCTACcagtttcttttttcctttttttgtttgagAATACCAGTTTCTTTTTCCAGGAGAATGGTAACGGCATTCGGTATACTTGGGCCGCATGGGAACGGGATACCCTACCACTCCTTTCTAGCCCATCAAGGCAGGTAACTCTCCAGCGGGTTCTCGCGCCACGCAACACCCTCGTCAGTCGTCCCTTCCCCACACGAGCACTGCAATTCTGGAACCGCCTGTTCTCCCTTGCCACCGGAGAACTGCTAAATTCGCTCGACACCGTCGAAGAAGATGGAGCAGGCGACATCGATCTCGTCTTCCTCCCATGAACCTGGTTCGTTCCTGCCCCCCGTCTCCGTTTTGGTAGGAAATAGAGAAATTAAGCTTCTCCGTCCGATGCATGGAGGCGCGCAGTTCATCACGATCTGTGTTCttaccttttcttttttcttttcttttttggcggGAAGATCTGTGTTCTTACTATTCATGTGACGTTTCTACTGAAGCGCCGGCGCCGGATGAGAATGAGATGGGGATGGAGCAGGTCCTGGCGGATCTGCAGGCGCTCAAGGGGCTCTACGGCCTGCTTCACAGGGCCCCCCAGCCAAATGAAAATGTAAGATTGCTTGAAGATCGATCAGCATGTTTTACTGCCTAAACAACCATTGCTTCTTTCAACAAGTCTTCTTCAACTGCGTCCGTCGATGCGTGCATTTTAAATTTCTGGATTTGCTAACTCTCGGTTGATCGATCATGACTTTCTTAATCATATTGTTTTTGAATTTCAATAGCAAATGCTGTTTTTCCCCCTCTTAACAAATTATTACAGCAAGCTGAATGTTTTCTTAGATTCATATGAACAAAGTTGTAAACTAGACTGGGAAATAAGATGTTCTCAGTCCGCTGAGATGATACTATATTGTTCTGCAACAAATTATTACAATAATATGAACTTTTTCTTTAAATCTGCATGAATAAATTGAGAAATGAGATTTGTTTTTATTGCCTTCAGACGTGTTTGGCTACCAAAGATTAGGAAGAACATAACATAACATAATGGAAAATGGTGGTTCTATTCCAAATTAGTGCATTATAAGTCTTTTTTTTGCATGAGAAACAAATTTCCACGCCAAAGGCGAAAAAAATGAGCTGTTGCCTTTGTTTCAAAAGAAATGAGAGGTTTGCTATTTCTAAGGCAAACTAATACCAAAATGCCATTGTGAGGTTTACTGTTGTTGTGTGCTAGTTTTAGTTGCTTATTTGTAAAGTTCAACATGATTTTCAAACTGTATGCCCATCCAATTTTAAAaggataaaaaaataaaaatatgatatcGTCGGATTAGAAATGGACACTCTCAAGAAATAAATGGGAATGGTTTTTCTACCCCTTGTCCTTGCTCGGAGATTCGTCCCACATTTTTCCGAGTTATGTTGATGTTTGCCTTGTTTGCTTGTTTCGTAGCGTATCATAAACGTTACACCGTTGAAGAGTGAAAATTTGTGCTTCTGTCAGATCCTCCCTATCTTTTGATCGAGCTTGTATAGGTTCATACTGCCTGCTAGGACCGATAGTACTATACTGTCTGGGATGGAGTCAGGGCCTTTGTCACCCCTAGGAGTCGTCTAGCAGAAATTTGTTTCTGGGTGGGGTAGAAGAACTAGGAATCACAGATCTCTGCCTTTAAGGTTGAGATGAATCGATCTCGTTCGACGGAACGAAAACACCTCATATGTCGAATTCCAGAAAACcagcaagaggttcccctctctttGATCCCGAGGGCCGAGCGACAACCTCGACCAGAGCTGAAGTTTCGTCATATTTTGATCAAGTTCCATGGGATTTTCCCTTATTTTAGAAGTATATCGTAATGTTTCATTGTATATTATCAAAAATAGTTGCACGAAATATCCAACACATCGAACAGTAGATGAAAAATGCCGCCCACGGTAGATAAACGTTTCTTCGAAACTAACATGATAGTAATTGCCAATATACAAGAAAACTTCAGGCATCTTAGTTTCGTTTACATTTTCAGTTGCAACTCTAATTTAAACTCAACATTGTTGCAGTTGAACGAGGCATCAAGAGATATGTTAATGAAGATGCTAGACAACGCTACTCAGCAGACTCTCCTAAGACAGGCAAAGGTAATAATACATTTGCAGTAGTAATTATATATTGCCTTCTTGGGCAAATGCTGATAAGCAGAGCGATCGCTCGTCTGTACGCTTGCAGCTGCTGTCAGGCCCCCTGATGTCTCCTGCTGTGGAGAGGAAGCTCTCGATCCAACCAGGCCGCCGGACAAGCGGCAACGCCGAGCATCGCCTGAAGCCGACCGCGTCGCCCAGCCCCAGCCTCTGCGCCAGCCAGATGTCCCGGAGGCTGAAGCCGCAGAGCTCGGCGAGAAGCCGGGACGCCCGCAGCGTGTACGACGACCATCGCCGCCGCGAGAGGGACGGTCGTCTCCTTGCTCGCGTCGACTCCGGCCGCTCGTCAAGAACCGCGATGCCGCAGCTCCATCAGAGGACTCCGGATCAGCGCCTTTCCCGCCTCGCCTCCAACCGTTCGTCCAGGGTCGCCGAGCCGCGGCTCCATCCGAGCACTCCGGAGCAGCGCCTTTCCCGCGTCGACTCCAACCGCTCGTCCAGGGTCGCCGAGCCACGGCTCCGTCCGAGCACTCGGCCGGAGCAGCACCTTTCCCGCCTCGCCTCCAACCGTTCGTCCAGGGTCGCCGAGCCACGGCTCCGTCCGAGCACTCCGGAGCAGCGCCTTTCCCGCGTCGCCTCCAACCGTTCGTCCAGGGTCGCCGAGCCACGGCGCGGCGTGGCGAGCGGCAACGCTCCGCGCGCCGACCGCAGCGACAGGCATAGCAGGCTGCGCGGGAGCTCTGGACGTGGTGATCGTTCGTcgtcaccgtcgtcgtcgtcctcgccagAGCGGAGCAACAGGCGCCGCTCCGTGTCCCGCGCGCCCTCGTCGCATGGTCGCGccacggtgcgaggagtgggggcGTATGGCTCCTCGACGCGTCGTTACAGCGGGAGGCTGGAGTCTGGGTTGTCCATGGGCGTGAGGTCACGCCGCGGCTCCGAGCGGGCCGGACGCGGCGCGGCCACGCCGAGGCGATCGTCGTCGAGCAGTGGCGAGGCGGCCACGATAAGCAGCCGCATCAGGCCGACCCGGGAACTCACAGAGCGCCGCGTACACGAATCTGAAGAAAGCGGAGAACGGAGCCTTCGGCGGCGACAGAGGAAGGAAGGTGCCGTCGGTGGCAGCACTAGCATGGGCTGGTCAAGCCGTCGGCCGCGGCGAGCGCTGGACCCAATCACCTCCGGCAGCACGTACAGCAGCAGCTCGTCAGCTGCCGCTAGCCCGTCTCCCTCCGCCAGCCCCACGGCGCCAACATCAACATCGGCCCCTTCAGCTTCTTCCTACtcctcgtcggcgtcggcgtcagcgCCGCGGCGAGGCAGTGCGCTGCCGGAGCACAAATTCAAGGAGGCGTCGAGCGCGTCAAGAAGTCGCCGGCGCCGGGAACGACAGGAGAGAAGGGAAGGGCGGCTACGAATGTTCAAGGAGAAGCTGGCGCTGGTGTTCCACCACCGCCAtgaccatcaccaccaccaccacatcggTGGCGGTGGCGGGCGCTCCGGCAGCCCCGTGCCCAGGCGCGACCGCCGCGGCAACAACAGCAAGTCGCCGTGGAGCTACCTCGGCGGCATGTTCCACCGCAGCATTGGCCACGACGCAAAGAAAAGCCACGACGCAAAGGAAAACCACGGCGCAAAGAAAAACCACGACGCAAAGGAAAACCAGGACGCAAAGAAGAAGACCACGAGCCGGACGGTGGTGCCGGTGCCGgcgccggcgaagaagcgcggcGGGGGGCAAGCGCAGTCGCTGTTCGGCGCGCTGGTGAAGCACAAGTTGGGAGCGCGGAAGGCACCGGCGCGAGCTCCGACGGCGCGCGCGGGTACCCAGAGCAGGATGCAGGTCAATCACTGGTGGCAACTGCTGAGGCAACAGCACGGCCAGGCACAGCGTACCGGCAGGGCACGTCgtcgtttaagacaagggaaagcACCGTAGTTTTGTGCGCCTGGATCTGCAAGCACTCTCGTGCAGCATGTACTACAATGTGTGTTCAATTTGTTTGCTTTGCTTTAGTTGAGAAGTTGACCTGTTGGCCGGAGAGCCACGATGCCGAGTCCGGATTTACTAGGCCGCTGCCTCGATTCTCTGCTGTTTTGTTTAGACTTCCGATAGAATTAACTGCGAGCCGAACGCTGCGCCTCAAATAACGGGAAAGCCAGCTCCTTCATTGGCCATGCACGGGCGCTGCATGCGCGTGTGAAGCCTCGAGCGTGGGGCGAGGCACACCGGTTGGCTAGCTTCCTTCCGATTTCACCGGCCGGGATTAATTACAGACAATTACTGATAGCGCATTCAGTGACACCTAAATCCTGCCAATCCTGCCGTCCGGCCctttaaacccggacggaggtagtatgttCTTACAATTAATTTGTCCTTGCATTGAGGGTAGACAATAAAATCTGAGAATACAAATGATAAATGCCACATGTTACTCTcttcttttcggtttatagggcttatcttaaaattttaattttttcattttataaggctaaatttggttgttttccatcacatgttcagattccaaggtgcattaaatcattgcatgcaagtattaagagaaaattgaccaatgcatgtactttatgcatgcatgcattgcaatttatgcattgataaacataattttttgaggaaaacaagtgcattaattaggtgcttttgcaaactacaaaaagtagtccaccattcatcatctaccttgattggtgagatttttgaattgagccataTAAACCGAAAATGAGGGAGTAGGTGCGTGACACTTTGGCCCAAACATTTTTTGATGGCAATTCCAGTAACTCAAGGATAGCAAATTTCAATGATACACGGAAAGTTTCTGTCAAAAACTGAAGCACGAAAGTTGCCATGCTTGCCATCCTCGCGTAACTAAACTTACCATAGCAAAGGACGGTGGTGCTAAAAAGTCGTCGATGAGCCGCTGCTGAGATCCAACCACTGTGCTGCAACCAAGGTGTTGCTTGAGGGCGGTGCAAGCTTGCTAGCTATCGCCAGCGAAGGTGCTCACCGGTGCGGGTTGGCCTGCATAGGTCGTTGGGGTTTGCAACATTGCCTATGTTGCAGTGCAACATGCCCCGGTTGCACGAGTGGTGTTTGGAGAGTCATGCAAGCTGGAGGTGACCGCAACATGATCCATGTTGCAATTGGTGACCAATGACCCATGTGTTTTTGCACTCATTCAAGGTGACCCCAACATGGTCCATGTTGTAATGGATAACTGCCACATGGTCCGTGTTTGTGATGATGCGATGGCTACACGAAACAAATATAACGATGCATGACCCCAAACGATCTATGCCAAAGATTAGTCGACTTGCGTGGTCCCTAAATTTCAGGAACCCTCTTACGAATGAAGACATACATGAGATTCATGGAAAGCCTGAGGCGGAGATGCGCCTGCTCGTAGGTCAATGGCGGACATGAGGCGACCAACTTCCTGCTAGACCAAGAGAAGAAAAGAGCTCTCTATCTTGAAGTATCTTT
The window above is part of the Triticum aestivum cultivar Chinese Spring chromosome 2A, IWGSC CS RefSeq v2.1, whole genome shotgun sequence genome. Proteins encoded here:
- the LOC123191865 gene encoding serine/arginine repetitive matrix protein 1-like, producing the protein MEQATSISSSSHEPDLCSYYSCDVSTEAPAPDENEMGMEQVLADLQALKGLYGLLHRAPQPNENLNEASRDMLMKMLDNATQQTLLRQAKLLSGPLMSPAVERKLSIQPGRRTSGNAEHRLKPTASPSPSLCASQMSRRLKPQSSARSRDARSVYDDHRRRERDGRLLARVDSGRSSRTAMPQLHQRTPDQRLSRLASNRSSRVAEPRLHPSTPEQRLSRVDSNRSSRVAEPRLRPSTRPEQHLSRLASNRSSRVAEPRLRPSTPEQRLSRVASNRSSRVAEPRRGVASGNAPRADRSDRHSRLRGSSGRGDRSSSPSSSSSPERSNRRRSVSRAPSSHGRATVRGVGAYGSSTRRYSGRLESGLSMGVRSRRGSERAGRGAATPRRSSSSSGEAATISSRIRPTRELTERRVHESEESGERSLRRRQRKEGAVGGSTSMGWSSRRPRRALDPITSGSTYSSSSSAAASPSPSASPTAPTSTSAPSASSYSSSASASAPRRGSALPEHKFKEASSASRSRRRRERQERREGRLRMFKEKLALVFHHRHDHHHHHHIGGGGGRSGSPVPRRDRRGNNSKSPWSYLGGMFHRSIGHDAKKSHDAKENHGAKKNHDAKENQDAKKKTTSRTVVPVPAPAKKRGGGQAQSLFGALVKHKLGARKAPARAPTARAGTQSRMQVNHWWQLLRQQHGQAQRTGRARRRLRQGKAP